A window from Victivallis lenta encodes these proteins:
- the gshAB gene encoding bifunctional glutamate--cysteine ligase GshA/glutathione synthetase GshB, which produces MKNHIGIAEKLNRESILRSGGALLRSRPNCRIGIERESLRCTACGMLSEAVHPASLGGKDDNPYITTDWAESQIELITPPCESPAAAHRFLEMLTDIVLRELAPRQELLWPLSTPCRLPDAERIACARFEEAAENTRRRKLREKYPVEMLLLSGIHCNFSFTDEFLRRIADGADRKAVREAGYLKTARNLQRLLWFAVGLLGASPAGTTGISVRNSSAGYKSACSAQLDYTSVAAYCESVNRCLETGLIAAPSELYTPVRLRFSEKPTGGPVEINRLELRFIDLNPFEKCGISAADLELLRLLLFHCLLTGESELERFSEDFETVAENGFTPGQREKAAELLKQLGETARLLHVEIPGALEGAAGRLHCPEHSYAERIRKAGTLSPEWLRRAETYRDDALAEAWRLPGFDELELSTQCMIREAVKGGIHFEVISREDNILRLRKGTRREYVVQATRTSLDTYVTPLLMNNKLVSKMLLREHGIHTPDGIELRPDDDLADRLRPFIGKRAVVKPVSTNYGIGISVFEHPATEEQLREAVRLAAGFDRHILVEEFCPGREFRFLVIAGKTFAVTFRRACHVVGDGVSTIHELIERANRHPWRAPGHHRPLVTIVEDEAMRQHLALQALDFGSVIPAGEDIPLRRISNISAGGEACDATELMPERFKRIAERAAAAFDAVICGVDIIIPEPLGPGSSYAVIEANFNPALLIHEFPFEGKSRPAARQVLIALGLLDD; this is translated from the coding sequence ATGAAGAACCACATCGGAATCGCGGAAAAATTAAACCGGGAATCAATCCTCCGTTCGGGGGGCGCCCTGCTGCGGAGCCGTCCGAACTGCCGGATCGGAATCGAACGCGAAAGCCTGCGCTGCACGGCCTGCGGCATGCTCTCCGAAGCGGTCCATCCGGCTTCGCTCGGCGGCAAGGACGACAATCCCTACATCACGACGGACTGGGCCGAGAGCCAGATCGAACTGATCACGCCGCCCTGCGAATCGCCCGCCGCCGCCCACCGTTTTCTGGAGATGCTGACCGACATCGTGCTGCGGGAGCTGGCCCCCCGGCAGGAGCTGCTCTGGCCGCTCTCCACGCCGTGCCGGCTTCCGGATGCCGAGCGCATCGCGTGCGCCCGCTTTGAAGAGGCTGCCGAAAACACGAGGCGCCGGAAGCTGCGGGAGAAGTATCCGGTCGAAATGCTGCTGCTCTCCGGCATCCACTGCAATTTCTCATTCACGGACGAATTTCTGCGCCGGATTGCGGACGGCGCGGACCGGAAAGCGGTTCGGGAAGCCGGTTATCTGAAGACCGCCCGCAACCTGCAGCGGCTGCTCTGGTTCGCCGTCGGGCTGCTCGGCGCGTCTCCGGCCGGAACGACCGGTATTTCGGTCCGCAACTCCTCCGCCGGCTACAAAAGCGCCTGCTCCGCACAACTGGACTACACCTCGGTTGCGGCCTACTGCGAAAGCGTGAACCGCTGCCTGGAAACCGGGCTGATCGCCGCCCCGAGCGAGCTGTATACGCCCGTCCGGCTGCGCTTCAGCGAAAAACCGACCGGAGGACCGGTCGAAATCAACCGGCTGGAGCTGCGCTTCATCGACCTGAACCCGTTTGAGAAGTGCGGCATCTCCGCGGCAGACCTCGAACTTCTCCGGCTGCTGCTTTTCCACTGCCTGCTGACCGGGGAATCCGAACTCGAACGGTTTTCGGAGGACTTCGAAACCGTCGCGGAGAACGGTTTCACCCCCGGACAGCGGGAGAAGGCGGCAGAACTCCTCAAGCAGCTCGGTGAAACGGCCCGGCTGCTCCACGTCGAAATCCCGGGAGCGCTGGAGGGGGCCGCCGGGCGGCTGCACTGCCCGGAGCACTCCTACGCAGAACGGATCCGGAAAGCCGGAACGCTCTCCCCGGAATGGCTCCGGCGCGCCGAAACCTACCGGGACGACGCGCTGGCGGAGGCGTGGCGGCTGCCGGGTTTCGACGAACTGGAGCTCTCCACGCAATGCATGATCCGGGAGGCCGTCAAGGGGGGCATCCATTTCGAGGTGATCAGCAGAGAGGACAACATCCTCCGGCTTCGGAAGGGGACGCGGCGGGAATATGTCGTCCAGGCGACCAGGACCTCGCTCGACACCTATGTGACGCCGCTGCTGATGAACAACAAGCTCGTCAGCAAAATGCTTCTGCGCGAACACGGAATCCATACGCCGGACGGCATCGAACTGAGGCCGGACGACGATCTTGCCGACCGCCTCCGGCCCTTCATCGGGAAACGGGCCGTCGTCAAGCCCGTATCGACCAATTACGGGATCGGCATATCCGTATTCGAGCATCCGGCGACAGAAGAACAGCTGCGGGAAGCGGTCCGGCTGGCGGCCGGCTTCGACCGTCATATTCTCGTCGAGGAGTTCTGCCCCGGCCGCGAATTCCGTTTTCTGGTCATTGCGGGAAAGACCTTCGCCGTCACCTTCCGCCGGGCGTGCCACGTCGTCGGCGACGGCGTTTCGACGATTCACGAGCTGATCGAACGGGCGAACCGTCACCCGTGGCGGGCGCCGGGGCATCACCGTCCGCTCGTCACGATCGTGGAGGACGAGGCGATGCGGCAGCATCTGGCGCTGCAGGCGCTCGATTTCGGGAGCGTGATCCCGGCCGGAGAGGACATTCCGCTGCGTCGCATTTCGAATATCAGCGCGGGCGGCGAAGCCTGCGACGCCACCGAACTGATGCCGGAGCGCTTCAAGCGGATCGCGGAACGGGCCGCCGCGGCGTTCGATGCGGTGATCTGCGGCGTGGACATCATCATCCCGGAGCCGCTCGGCCCCGGCTCCTCCTATGCGGTGATCGAAGCGAACTTCAATCCGGCGCTGCTGATCCACGAATTTCCGTTCGAAGGGAAATCCCGCCCGGCCGCCCGCCAGGTTCTGATCGCCCTCGGCCTGCTGGACGACTGA
- a CDS encoding helix-turn-helix domain-containing protein → MAQVTLGPSQDADFFSGRTRVIENGFCEWRSHWLHDWSLILTLGGRGAIVLGERRFESEPGEMTLIAPEHPHLFRSEPGWDLIWFHFLMRPHLTAELHWPEEAPGLRHCRLAGADFRRGRAALLEASQLDHRRASGWHGLAYALLEETLMRGFAGHKQSGGDGEWLARAQRLLLQGPAESLSVDRAAALCGMSRTKFYAAFKRAAGVSPRAWREFQLLRRAQFLLQSTSLPVAEIARQLGMGDPFYFSTRFRRFCGQPPTEYRRNRPEPDKPVPGCRGGETV, encoded by the coding sequence ATGGCACAGGTGACACTCGGTCCGAGCCAGGATGCGGATTTCTTCTCCGGCCGGACGCGCGTTATTGAGAACGGCTTCTGCGAATGGCGGAGCCACTGGCTGCACGACTGGAGTCTGATTCTGACTCTCGGCGGGCGCGGGGCGATCGTCCTCGGAGAGCGTCGCTTTGAGTCGGAACCGGGGGAGATGACTCTCATCGCGCCGGAGCATCCGCATCTTTTCCGGTCGGAGCCGGGCTGGGATCTCATCTGGTTTCATTTTCTCATGCGTCCGCATCTGACGGCGGAGCTGCATTGGCCGGAGGAGGCTCCGGGGCTGCGGCACTGCCGGCTGGCGGGAGCGGACTTCCGGCGGGGGAGGGCGGCGCTGCTTGAGGCGTCGCAGCTCGACCACCGCCGGGCGTCCGGCTGGCACGGGCTGGCCTACGCGCTGCTCGAAGAGACGCTTATGCGCGGTTTTGCCGGGCATAAGCAAAGCGGCGGCGACGGGGAGTGGCTCGCCCGCGCCCAGCGTCTGCTGCTGCAGGGGCCGGCGGAAAGCCTGTCCGTGGACCGGGCTGCTGCGCTCTGCGGCATGTCGCGGACGAAATTCTATGCGGCGTTCAAGCGCGCCGCGGGAGTTTCGCCGCGCGCCTGGCGGGAGTTTCAGCTGCTGCGGCGTGCGCAGTTCCTGCTGCAGAGCACGTCGCTGCCGGTTGCGGAGATCGCGCGCCAGCTCGGCATGGGGGACCCGTTCTATTTCTCCACCCGGTTCCGGCGCTTCTGCGGGCAGCCGCCGACGGAATACCGGCGGAACCGCCCGGAGCCGGATAAGCCGGTCCCGGGCTGTCGGGGCGGCGAAACGGTTTGA
- a CDS encoding ADP-ribosylglycohydrolase family protein, giving the protein MFGQTTPSEEKINIEEFRDKMLGCWTGKNIGGTLGAPMEGKREMTDVSFYVQELGGNPAPNDDLDLQLVWLLAVEQRGAYRLNERMLGEYWMRYISGPWNEYGTAKGNIVNGLYPPLSGFCNNEKWKNSNGAWIRSEVWACLFPGAPDEVMRFAWLDSCVDHCGDGIYAEIFTAVLESAAFVESDVRKLIDIALARIPADCRVARSVKLAIECHDSGIDWRTARNRIVEESADLGWFQAPANLGFVVLGLLYGEGDFGRSICISVNCGDDTDCTGATAGAVLGIISGRKNLPQKWIDPIGNAIRTVAVQNYQLYVPATLEELTDRVIHAKVQVERENPTLPRLTTGPTRISEAFRERFGKAGEAAERVLARSSRALGFDLPWGLLTVEYGTSPVTAPGETQRLTISITECPHDNRLACFNWQLPEGWTMNPGPSQALQCKQRMTAFLAVEITPGEFSDSVVYLPVRLRLSDRRSPLWLAVPFQLRGAVGQEDLVYSEWYKDDEDRLFARRAEKLFLK; this is encoded by the coding sequence ATGTTCGGACAGACAACCCCGTCGGAAGAGAAGATCAACATCGAAGAGTTCCGGGACAAGATGCTCGGCTGCTGGACCGGCAAGAACATCGGAGGCACCCTCGGCGCCCCGATGGAGGGAAAGCGGGAGATGACCGACGTGTCGTTCTACGTACAGGAGCTCGGCGGAAATCCCGCCCCGAACGACGACCTCGATCTTCAGCTGGTCTGGCTGCTCGCGGTCGAACAGCGCGGCGCCTACCGCCTGAACGAACGCATGCTCGGAGAATACTGGATGCGCTACATCTCCGGCCCGTGGAACGAGTACGGCACGGCCAAGGGAAACATCGTCAACGGACTCTATCCGCCGCTCTCCGGCTTCTGCAACAATGAAAAATGGAAGAACAGCAACGGCGCGTGGATTCGTTCGGAAGTCTGGGCGTGCCTTTTCCCCGGCGCGCCGGACGAGGTCATGCGCTTCGCCTGGCTCGACTCCTGCGTCGACCACTGCGGGGACGGGATTTACGCGGAGATCTTCACCGCCGTGCTCGAATCCGCCGCCTTCGTCGAGAGCGACGTACGCAAGCTCATCGACATCGCGCTCGCGCGGATTCCCGCCGATTGCCGCGTGGCCCGCAGCGTGAAGCTCGCAATCGAATGTCATGACTCCGGAATCGACTGGCGCACCGCGCGGAACCGCATTGTCGAAGAGAGCGCGGACCTCGGCTGGTTCCAGGCCCCCGCGAACCTCGGCTTCGTCGTGCTCGGGCTGCTCTACGGCGAAGGCGATTTCGGCCGCAGCATCTGCATCTCCGTCAACTGCGGAGACGACACCGACTGCACGGGCGCGACCGCCGGCGCGGTGCTCGGAATCATCAGCGGAAGAAAGAACCTGCCGCAGAAGTGGATCGACCCGATCGGCAACGCGATCAGAACCGTCGCGGTCCAGAACTATCAGCTCTATGTTCCGGCCACGCTTGAGGAGCTGACCGACCGGGTGATTCACGCGAAAGTCCAGGTCGAGCGCGAAAACCCGACGCTGCCGCGCCTCACCACCGGTCCGACCCGGATCTCCGAAGCCTTCCGCGAACGTTTCGGGAAGGCCGGTGAAGCGGCGGAACGGGTGCTGGCGCGTTCGAGCAGGGCGCTCGGCTTCGACCTGCCGTGGGGACTCCTGACCGTCGAATACGGCACGAGCCCCGTCACGGCGCCGGGCGAAACGCAGCGCCTCACGATCTCGATTACGGAGTGCCCGCATGACAACCGGCTCGCCTGCTTCAACTGGCAGCTGCCGGAGGGGTGGACGATGAATCCCGGTCCCTCGCAGGCGCTCCAGTGCAAGCAGCGGATGACCGCGTTCCTCGCGGTCGAAATCACGCCGGGGGAGTTCAGCGACTCCGTGGTTTACCTCCCGGTCCGCCTGCGGCTGTCGGACCGGAGATCCCCGCTCTGGCTGGCCGTCCCCTTCCAGCTGCGCGGCGCGGTCGGCCAGGAGGACCTCGTGTACAGCGAATGGTATAAGGACGACGAAGACCGGCTCTTCGCCCGCCGTGCCGAAAAACTGTTTTTGAAGTGA
- a CDS encoding cation:dicarboxylate symporter family transporter, with the protein MVILSIAIFVLCMAGLFILQRKKVSFNILVLGALGGAIAFGALLNRFDAGAVAQSMRWIGLVGEIYVRLLKMAVIPLIFVSIVCAIINQKSGRQLGRVAAWSLVFLLGTAAVAATVGGAAAIGFGLSAEGIAIGESEAATAHSLEEAAGGMGLLERTIVEIIPSNPFYAMTGQGANATLSVVLIACLVGIAVIGVRTYEPEQAELFTEWMNALNTLVVEIVMMIIMLTPYGIFSLMTGTVAGSDFSGILKLLKFVLASYSAILAMFAVHAALLAALGLNPLTYCRKALTALTFAFTSRTSAGTLPLTVRTLTEKMGVSGGVANLTASLGVSIGQNGCAAIYPAMLVVMVLPTVGRTMTPGFFLVMVLTITVVSIGIAGVGGGATFAGIMVLSALGLPVGIAGLLIAIEPLIDMGRTALNVSDGMVSALGTARITGNLRKEVYDDPRAEFVDQASGH; encoded by the coding sequence GTGGTTATTCTGAGTATCGCCATTTTCGTTTTGTGCATGGCCGGCCTTTTCATCCTGCAGCGGAAAAAGGTCTCCTTCAATATTCTGGTGCTGGGGGCGCTGGGCGGCGCGATTGCGTTCGGGGCGCTTCTGAACCGGTTCGATGCCGGGGCCGTCGCGCAGAGCATGCGGTGGATCGGTCTCGTCGGGGAGATCTATGTGCGTCTGCTGAAAATGGCGGTCATTCCGCTGATCTTCGTGTCGATCGTCTGCGCGATCATCAACCAGAAGTCGGGCCGGCAGCTGGGGCGGGTTGCGGCCTGGTCCCTGGTCTTTCTGCTCGGGACGGCCGCCGTCGCCGCGACCGTCGGAGGGGCGGCGGCCATTGGTTTCGGCCTCTCCGCGGAGGGCATCGCCATCGGGGAATCCGAAGCGGCCACCGCGCATTCGCTGGAGGAGGCGGCGGGAGGCATGGGGCTGCTGGAGAGGACCATTGTGGAGATCATTCCCTCCAATCCCTTCTACGCCATGACCGGACAGGGAGCGAATGCGACGCTCTCCGTCGTCCTCATCGCCTGTCTGGTCGGGATCGCGGTCATCGGCGTGCGCACTTACGAGCCGGAGCAGGCCGAGCTGTTCACTGAATGGATGAATGCGCTCAACACCCTGGTGGTGGAGATCGTCATGATGATCATCATGCTGACGCCGTACGGCATCTTTTCGCTCATGACCGGCACGGTCGCCGGGAGCGATTTCTCCGGCATTCTGAAACTGCTGAAATTCGTGCTGGCCTCCTATTCGGCGATTCTCGCCATGTTTGCGGTTCACGCGGCCCTTCTCGCGGCGCTCGGGCTGAATCCGCTGACCTATTGCCGGAAGGCGCTGACGGCGCTGACCTTCGCCTTCACCTCCAGGACCAGCGCCGGGACCCTGCCGCTCACGGTCCGCACCCTGACCGAAAAGATGGGCGTCTCCGGCGGGGTCGCGAATCTGACTGCCTCGCTCGGCGTCTCCATCGGGCAGAACGGATGCGCCGCGATCTATCCGGCGATGCTGGTGGTCATGGTGCTGCCGACCGTGGGCCGGACCATGACGCCGGGCTTCTTTCTCGTGATGGTCCTGACCATCACCGTGGTCTCCATCGGCATCGCGGGCGTCGGGGGAGGGGCGACGTTCGCCGGAATCATGGTTCTCTCCGCCCTCGGACTGCCGGTGGGGATCGCGGGGCTGCTGATCGCGATCGAGCCGCTCATCGATATGGGGCGCACGGCGCTCAACGTCAGCGACGGCATGGTCTCGGCGCTCGGGACGGCCCGGATCACCGGCAACCTCAGGAAAGAGGTCTACGACGATCCCCGGGCGGAGTTCGTCGATCAGGCCTCCGGGCATTGA